The following coding sequences are from one Verrucosispora sp. WMMD573 window:
- a CDS encoding N-acetylmuramoyl-L-alanine amidase — MRPIRPGDRGPAVTEIRAVLTGLDLLSKATGPHSDEFDPATERAVRAFQQSRGLSVDGRVGAETWRALDAARWRLGARTLYHAVPVPLTGEDVRSLQERLLEMGYDSGRADAIYGIRTSRAVAQFQREVGLVPDGTCGPHTMGALRRLGRKVVGGRPQWLRESDAIRQSGPTLVGRTVVIDPGHGGTDPGVVVTDGPLRWTEADLMHDLASRLEGRLAASGVRVQLTRGPSPETCLPDIDRAQLANSLGADVFISLHTDGHANPMAEGVATYHYGTDNGVSSATGERLAGLVQREIVARTGLRDCHTHAKAWDLLRITRMPAVRVEVGYLTSPTDRERLIAPRFRDKLVEAMVAGVQRMYLPIERDVPTGSIDVSELRAAVAAGTVVD; from the coding sequence GTGCGTCCGATCCGTCCCGGTGACCGGGGACCCGCAGTGACCGAGATCCGTGCGGTGTTGACCGGCCTCGACCTGCTGTCGAAGGCGACCGGCCCGCACAGCGACGAGTTCGACCCGGCGACCGAGCGGGCGGTCCGCGCGTTCCAGCAGTCGCGGGGCCTCAGCGTCGACGGCCGGGTCGGTGCCGAGACCTGGCGGGCCCTGGACGCCGCCCGCTGGCGGCTGGGTGCCCGCACCCTCTACCACGCGGTGCCGGTCCCCCTCACCGGCGAGGATGTCCGCTCGCTACAGGAACGGCTGCTGGAGATGGGCTACGACAGCGGCCGGGCCGACGCCATCTACGGCATCCGCACCTCCCGGGCGGTGGCGCAGTTCCAGCGCGAGGTGGGACTCGTCCCCGACGGCACCTGCGGTCCGCACACCATGGGTGCCCTGCGCCGGCTGGGCCGCAAGGTCGTTGGTGGCCGGCCGCAGTGGTTGCGTGAGTCCGACGCCATCCGACAGTCCGGCCCGACCCTGGTCGGCCGGACCGTGGTGATCGACCCGGGGCACGGCGGCACCGACCCGGGCGTGGTGGTGACGGACGGCCCGCTGCGCTGGACCGAAGCGGATCTGATGCACGACCTGGCCAGTCGGCTGGAAGGGCGCCTCGCCGCGTCCGGGGTACGGGTGCAACTCACCCGAGGACCCTCGCCGGAGACCTGCCTGCCCGACATCGACCGGGCGCAACTGGCCAACTCGCTCGGCGCCGACGTGTTCATCTCGCTGCACACCGACGGCCATGCCAACCCGATGGCCGAGGGCGTCGCCACGTACCACTACGGCACCGACAACGGGGTGAGCTCGGCGACCGGTGAACGGCTGGCCGGGCTGGTCCAGCGGGAGATCGTGGCGCGTACCGGGCTGCGGGACTGTCACACCCATGCCAAGGCGTGGGACCTGCTCCGGATCACCCGCATGCCGGCCGTGCGCGTCGAGGTCGGCTACCTCACCTCGCCGACCGACCGGGAGCGGCTGATCGCTCCCCGGTTCCGCGACAAGCTGGTCGAGGCCATGGTGGCGGGGGTGCAGCGGATGTACCTGCCGATCGAACGCGACGTCCCGACCGGCTCGATCGACGTCAGCGAGCTGCGGGCGGCGGTCGCCGCCGGCACCGTGGTGGACTGA
- the trxA gene encoding thioredoxin produces the protein MGATKSVTDASFAADVLKSDKPVLVDFWAEWCGPCRKVSPLLEEIAGEMGDQVSIVKLNIDENPETARTYRVMSVPTLTVFKNGEPVQSIAGAKPKGELVKLIESAL, from the coding sequence GTGGGAGCAACCAAGTCGGTCACCGACGCGAGTTTCGCCGCGGACGTGCTGAAGTCCGACAAGCCGGTCCTGGTGGATTTCTGGGCCGAGTGGTGCGGGCCGTGCCGCAAGGTGTCGCCGCTGCTGGAGGAGATCGCCGGCGAGATGGGCGACCAGGTCAGCATCGTCAAGCTCAACATCGACGAGAACCCGGAGACCGCCCGGACCTACCGGGTGATGTCGGTGCCGACCCTCACCGTGTTCAAGAACGGTGAGCCGGTGCAGTCGATCGCCGGTGCCAAGCCCAAGGGCGAACTGGTCAAGCTGATCGAATCGGCGCTCTGA
- a CDS encoding protein kinase family protein, whose amino-acid sequence MPSSAGPSIDTITEGGRVTQVGEGQDADETTPPVMTFGAPTAGEILAERYELVEHINNDSAGRLVWRGVDVVLRRPVAVVMRYPGGDSATEMLQAAVAASRVVHPNLVGVYDAIDEAERAYVVREWVDGQSLRDLVASGPLDAARATAVGNSVASALAAVHATGMVHGNVHPGTVMISDDGRVVLADARTDGDDSQESDVRAVGGILYFAMTGYWPHAEAPLRGATAGHGRAAIPDAVRDANGAVAAPRQVRAGVPAYLDDLTMDLLDAEIAPPPSDVLTAELARLDVPDDDYLDNNGPLRFAGETGEEPSPLAAAGGRKVALGIAGLLAVALIGLLIGISTLGDRDGDPQTNPVAAPTSSSPVSEEPATPTVRNLKISDARIIDPDSNDRTEVRDAEKVFDGDQDEGWSTETYNRSNFGNLKRGMGVWIDLGAERTVKSVQVNLSDRGASAELLTGTTNAPSSSSGDDEVLTAYLKNKIGQPFEEHDGTTMTFDGFDADKKYRYLLFWITELPPNGGGFKIGVQEITVQGS is encoded by the coding sequence ATGCCCAGCAGCGCGGGTCCATCGATCGACACGATCACCGAGGGAGGACGGGTGACCCAGGTCGGCGAGGGTCAGGACGCGGACGAGACCACTCCGCCGGTCATGACCTTCGGTGCTCCGACGGCCGGTGAGATCCTCGCCGAACGTTACGAACTGGTCGAGCACATCAACAACGACAGCGCGGGCCGCCTGGTCTGGCGTGGGGTCGACGTCGTGCTCCGCCGACCCGTCGCGGTCGTCATGCGCTACCCGGGTGGCGACTCCGCCACCGAGATGCTCCAGGCCGCCGTCGCCGCCAGCCGGGTCGTCCACCCCAACCTCGTCGGTGTGTACGACGCCATCGACGAAGCCGAGCGGGCCTACGTGGTACGCGAGTGGGTCGACGGTCAGTCCCTGCGGGACCTGGTCGCGAGCGGGCCGTTGGACGCCGCCCGCGCGACAGCGGTCGGCAACTCCGTCGCCAGCGCCCTGGCGGCCGTCCACGCCACCGGCATGGTGCACGGTAACGTGCACCCGGGCACGGTGATGATCAGTGATGACGGCCGGGTGGTGCTCGCGGACGCCCGCACCGATGGTGACGACAGCCAGGAGAGCGACGTCCGGGCCGTCGGAGGCATCCTCTACTTCGCGATGACCGGCTACTGGCCGCACGCCGAGGCGCCGCTGCGTGGCGCCACCGCCGGGCATGGTCGGGCGGCCATTCCCGACGCGGTACGCGATGCGAACGGGGCCGTCGCGGCACCCCGTCAGGTCCGGGCCGGTGTGCCGGCCTACCTGGACGACCTGACCATGGATCTGCTCGACGCCGAGATCGCCCCACCCCCGTCGGACGTGCTGACGGCGGAGTTGGCCCGGCTCGACGTGCCCGACGACGACTACCTCGACAACAACGGCCCGCTGCGGTTCGCCGGCGAGACCGGCGAGGAGCCGTCACCGTTGGCCGCTGCCGGCGGGCGGAAGGTCGCCCTGGGCATCGCCGGGTTGCTTGCGGTTGCCCTGATCGGGCTGCTGATCGGGATCAGCACTCTCGGCGACCGCGACGGTGACCCGCAGACCAACCCGGTTGCGGCACCGACATCGAGCTCGCCGGTGAGCGAGGAGCCAGCAACGCCCACGGTCCGGAACCTGAAGATCAGCGACGCCCGGATCATCGACCCGGACAGCAACGACCGGACCGAGGTGCGCGACGCCGAGAAGGTCTTCGACGGCGATCAGGACGAGGGCTGGTCCACGGAGACCTACAACCGCAGCAACTTCGGCAACCTCAAGCGGGGCATGGGCGTCTGGATCGACCTCGGCGCCGAGCGGACCGTCAAGTCGGTACAGGTCAACCTCTCCGACCGGGGTGCCTCGGCGGAGCTGCTCACCGGCACGACAAACGCTCCCTCGTCCAGCTCGGGCGACGACGAGGTCCTCACGGCGTACCTGAAGAACAAGATCGGGCAGCCCTTCGAGGAGCACGACGGCACCACGATGACCTTTGACGGCTTCGACGCCGACAAGAAGTACCGCTACCTGCTGTTCTGGATCACCGAGCTGCCGCCGAACGGAGGCGGCTTCAAGATCGGGGTGCAGGAGATCACGGTCCAGGGGTCATGA
- a CDS encoding PLP-dependent aminotransferase family protein, whose product MTGTTLDDYTDRYARRVRGMTASEIRALFAVASRPEVVSLAGGAPYIAALPLDAVGEMLGRLGAEHGSTTLQYGIGQGTLELRERICEVMALSGIDAACGASPEDVVVTVGGQQALDLVARLFLDPGDVVLAEGPTYVGALGVFQAAQAQVVHVPMDDDGLIPAALELAIAEQARAGRRVKFLYTIPTFQNPTGVTLTEQRREQVLDICERAGLLVVEDDPYGQLGFESEAPAPLRARRRDGVFYLSTFSKTFAPGLRVGWILAPHAVRDKLVIASEAQILCPSAYAQAAVSTYLGTMPWREQLKVYREVYRERRDAMLTALEDLMPAETRWTVPGGGLFVWATLPDGLDSKAMMPRAIAARVAYVPGTGFYADGSGNGHMRLNFSFPPPERIREGVRRLASVMEQDIAMRRVFGAVGEPGTRRGRTGWDAPGPDLA is encoded by the coding sequence ATGACCGGCACGACACTCGACGACTACACCGACCGGTACGCCCGGCGGGTCCGGGGAATGACCGCCTCGGAGATCAGGGCGCTGTTCGCGGTGGCCAGTCGACCGGAGGTCGTCTCCCTCGCCGGTGGCGCGCCCTACATCGCCGCGCTGCCGCTGGACGCCGTCGGCGAGATGCTCGGCCGGCTCGGTGCCGAGCACGGCAGCACCACCCTGCAGTACGGCATCGGTCAGGGCACCCTGGAGCTGCGGGAGCGGATCTGCGAGGTGATGGCGCTCTCCGGCATCGACGCCGCCTGTGGGGCCTCCCCGGAGGACGTGGTGGTGACGGTGGGCGGGCAGCAGGCGCTCGACCTGGTGGCCCGCCTCTTCCTGGACCCGGGTGACGTGGTGCTTGCCGAGGGGCCGACCTACGTCGGTGCGCTCGGCGTGTTCCAGGCCGCCCAGGCACAGGTCGTGCACGTACCCATGGACGACGACGGTCTGATCCCGGCGGCTCTGGAACTCGCCATCGCGGAGCAGGCCCGGGCCGGACGCCGGGTGAAGTTCCTCTACACCATCCCCACCTTCCAGAACCCGACCGGCGTGACGCTGACCGAGCAGCGGCGGGAACAGGTCCTCGACATCTGCGAGCGCGCCGGGCTGCTGGTGGTCGAGGACGATCCGTACGGCCAGCTGGGCTTCGAGAGTGAAGCGCCCGCGCCGCTGCGGGCGCGGCGGCGGGACGGCGTCTTCTACCTGAGCACCTTCTCCAAGACGTTCGCGCCGGGGCTGCGGGTCGGCTGGATCCTCGCCCCCCACGCGGTACGCGACAAGCTGGTGATCGCCAGCGAGGCACAGATCCTCTGCCCCAGCGCGTACGCGCAGGCCGCCGTCAGCACCTACCTCGGCACCATGCCCTGGCGCGAGCAGCTGAAGGTCTACCGCGAGGTCTACCGGGAGCGGCGGGACGCGATGCTCACCGCGCTGGAGGACCTGATGCCCGCCGAGACCCGCTGGACGGTGCCGGGCGGCGGGCTCTTCGTCTGGGCCACGCTGCCCGACGGGCTGGACTCGAAGGCGATGATGCCCCGGGCCATCGCCGCACGGGTGGCGTACGTGCCCGGCACCGGTTTCTACGCCGACGGCAGCGGCAACGGTCACATGCGGCTCAACTTCTCCTTCCCGCCGCCGGAGCGGATCAGGGAGGGCGTGCGCCGGTTGGCCAGCGTGATGGAACAGGACATCGCCATGCGGCGGGTGTTCGGCGCGGTCGGCGAGCCCGGTACCCGGCGAGGCCGGACCGGCTGGGACGCGCCGGGACCAGACTTGGCATGA
- the sigM gene encoding RNA polymerase sigma factor SigM, whose amino-acid sequence MEVRDAGGNHPVTASLDDTVSDLDLLRAHVAGDRDAFGELFRRHRDRLWAVALRTLGDREEAADALQDALLSAHRAAARFRGDSAVTTWLHRIVVNACLDRIRRRRAHPTVPLPDGVHGPEEGPATGGVEPAAPVRDHDTAMVVRDALAALPVEQRAALVLVDVQGYPVAEVARILGVAEGTVKSRCARGRARLAVTLGHLRPGAGPANNARPDVPEVTGGNPKQPSGVRSGSGRSRPAANQQEEA is encoded by the coding sequence ATGGAGGTACGCGACGCCGGAGGCAACCACCCGGTCACCGCTTCCCTGGACGACACGGTGAGCGACCTCGATCTGCTGCGCGCCCACGTCGCCGGTGACCGGGACGCCTTCGGCGAGTTGTTCCGCCGGCACCGGGACCGGCTCTGGGCGGTCGCCCTGCGTACGCTCGGCGACCGTGAGGAGGCCGCGGACGCTCTCCAGGACGCGCTGCTGTCCGCCCATCGCGCCGCCGCCCGGTTCCGGGGTGACTCGGCGGTCACCACCTGGCTGCACCGGATCGTGGTCAACGCCTGCCTCGATCGGATCCGCCGTCGGCGGGCACACCCCACGGTGCCGCTGCCCGACGGGGTGCACGGCCCGGAGGAAGGTCCGGCCACCGGCGGCGTGGAGCCGGCCGCACCGGTACGAGACCACGACACCGCCATGGTCGTCCGGGACGCCCTGGCCGCCTTACCGGTGGAGCAGCGGGCCGCCCTCGTCCTGGTGGACGTGCAGGGTTACCCGGTCGCCGAGGTCGCGCGGATTCTCGGCGTCGCCGAGGGGACGGTGAAGAGTCGCTGCGCCCGAGGCCGCGCCCGGCTCGCGGTCACGCTCGGCCACCTGCGACCCGGCGCCGGGCCGGCGAACAATGCCCGGCCGGACGTGCCGGAGGTCACCGGTGGGAACCCGAAGCAGCCATCGGGCGTCCGATCGGGGTCGGGGCGGTCCCGGCCGGCCGCCAACCAGCAGGAGGAAGCGTGA
- a CDS encoding GNAT family N-acetyltransferase: MSRRLVSLTLDTLEDLPLPCRQCVYWELDPVSADRACAAGDPGLEKEAWVSQTLLEWGSCGKLIYVDGMPAGFVMYAPPAYVPRSMAFPTSPVSADAALLMTANVVPAFAGGGLGRMLVQGVARDLTKRGIKAIEAFGDAKFGDSADPGGACVAPADFFLSVGFKTVRPHPRFPRLRLELRTALSWKSDVEYALEKLLGSMSPESLLRPVRPTPATRSTAG, translated from the coding sequence ATGTCGCGACGTCTGGTCAGCCTGACCCTGGACACCCTGGAGGACCTGCCCCTTCCCTGCCGGCAGTGTGTCTACTGGGAGCTTGATCCGGTTTCCGCGGACCGTGCCTGCGCTGCGGGCGACCCTGGGCTGGAGAAGGAGGCGTGGGTGTCGCAGACCCTGCTCGAATGGGGTTCGTGCGGCAAGCTGATCTACGTCGACGGCATGCCGGCCGGGTTCGTGATGTACGCCCCGCCGGCGTACGTTCCCCGGTCGATGGCCTTTCCGACCTCTCCGGTCTCCGCCGACGCGGCGTTGCTGATGACCGCGAACGTGGTGCCCGCGTTCGCCGGCGGTGGCCTCGGCCGGATGCTGGTGCAGGGGGTCGCCCGCGATCTGACCAAGCGCGGAATCAAGGCGATCGAGGCGTTCGGCGACGCGAAGTTCGGTGACTCCGCCGATCCGGGCGGAGCATGCGTGGCACCCGCCGACTTCTTCCTCTCGGTGGGCTTCAAGACGGTTCGCCCGCATCCGCGGTTTCCCCGGCTGCGGCTCGAACTGCGGACGGCGTTGAGCTGGAAGTCCGACGTCGAGTACGCGCTGGAGAAGCTGCTCGGCTCGATGAGCCCGGAGTCGCTGCTACGCCCGGTCCGACCGACGCCTGCCACCCGGTCGACGGCCGGCTGA
- the murJ gene encoding murein biosynthesis integral membrane protein MurJ: MSGGLYRSANAQQGGAPGSRPGDGATFISAEPLNQPAAEAVAPPQEQMAESSAAANSAIMAIGSLVSRGTGFLRNLMIGAALGNLIGNVFTTAMFLPQQVYEFLLGGILTSVLIPVLVRRSKLDSDRGQAYAQRLLTLAVVALAATVLIAVIAAPVLTSLYASGKDANYTGLVTKLSYLMLPMLFFTGISALIAAILNTRGHFAAPMWAPILNNLVAIATFGTYIVVFGAQARQPADVGLNQVLLIGGGTLLGVAVQAAGLLPALRKVGFRWKLRFDFRELGLRELARLGGWMFCYVAVNQLGLFVVVNLLTRAAGDDNAGLLIYNNVFLLLMMAHGIIAVSIITALMPRMSSTAADGRFHDFTSDLSRGTRTVSAVLAPIAVCYAVLATPISVVVFRYGAFTADNAVATSTVLLVAAIGLVPFAISQLFTFAFYALPDTRMPALINIPVVALRVGVQIALFLVFSPSFTGAGMMIGNTVSYLAAAIASAWLLRPRVGRIGLGAILRTLGRVTLAAIGAALVGLLVVTLLPGGDTPTWLAAMVQLVVGGAVIGGTYLGLATVLRISEITEVVGMVRRRLGR, translated from the coding sequence ATGAGCGGCGGGCTCTACCGCAGCGCGAACGCCCAGCAGGGCGGCGCGCCCGGCAGCCGGCCCGGTGACGGAGCCACGTTCATCTCCGCCGAGCCGCTCAACCAGCCGGCGGCCGAGGCGGTCGCGCCGCCCCAGGAGCAGATGGCGGAGAGCAGCGCCGCCGCCAACAGCGCGATCATGGCGATCGGCAGCCTGGTCAGTCGGGGTACCGGCTTCCTCCGCAACCTCATGATCGGCGCGGCCCTCGGCAACCTGATCGGCAACGTCTTCACCACCGCCATGTTCCTGCCGCAGCAGGTGTACGAGTTCCTGCTCGGCGGCATCCTGACGAGCGTGCTCATCCCGGTGCTGGTCCGCCGGAGCAAGCTGGACTCCGACCGGGGCCAGGCGTACGCACAGCGGCTGTTGACCCTGGCGGTCGTCGCCCTCGCCGCGACCGTGCTCATCGCGGTGATCGCGGCACCGGTACTGACCAGCCTTTACGCAAGCGGCAAGGACGCCAACTACACCGGCCTGGTCACCAAGCTGTCGTACCTGATGCTGCCAATGCTCTTCTTCACCGGCATCAGCGCGCTCATCGCAGCCATTCTGAACACCCGGGGCCACTTCGCGGCGCCGATGTGGGCGCCCATCCTGAACAATCTGGTCGCCATCGCCACCTTCGGCACGTACATCGTCGTCTTCGGCGCCCAGGCCCGGCAGCCCGCCGACGTGGGACTGAACCAGGTCCTCCTGATCGGTGGGGGAACACTGCTCGGCGTCGCGGTGCAGGCCGCCGGTCTGCTGCCGGCACTACGCAAGGTCGGCTTCCGGTGGAAGCTGCGGTTCGACTTCCGGGAACTCGGGCTGCGTGAGCTGGCTCGACTCGGCGGCTGGATGTTCTGCTACGTGGCGGTCAACCAGCTCGGTCTCTTCGTGGTGGTCAACCTGCTCACCCGAGCGGCCGGCGACGACAACGCCGGCCTGCTGATCTACAACAACGTCTTCCTGCTGTTGATGATGGCGCACGGCATCATCGCTGTCTCGATCATCACGGCGCTGATGCCCCGGATGAGTTCCACCGCGGCCGACGGCCGATTCCACGACTTCACAAGCGACCTGAGCCGGGGTACGCGAACCGTCAGCGCCGTGCTCGCCCCGATCGCTGTCTGCTACGCGGTGCTGGCCACCCCGATCTCGGTGGTGGTCTTCCGCTACGGCGCCTTCACCGCGGACAACGCGGTGGCCACGTCGACCGTGCTGCTGGTCGCCGCGATCGGGCTGGTCCCGTTCGCGATCAGTCAGTTGTTCACCTTCGCCTTCTACGCGCTGCCGGACACCCGGATGCCGGCACTGATCAACATTCCGGTGGTGGCGCTGCGGGTCGGGGTGCAGATCGCGCTCTTCCTGGTCTTCTCGCCGAGCTTCACGGGAGCCGGGATGATGATCGGCAACACGGTCTCCTACCTGGCCGCCGCCATCGCGTCGGCCTGGCTGCTGCGCCCCCGGGTCGGTCGGATCGGGCTGGGCGCGATCCTGCGGACCCTCGGCCGGGTGACCCTCGCCGCCATCGGTGCCGCGCTGGTCGGCCTACTGGTGGTGACCCTGCTCCCCGGCGGCGACACGCCGACCTGGCTGGCGGCGATGGTGCAGTTGGTGGTGGGTGGCGCGGTGATCGGCGGCACCTACCTCGGCCTGGCGACCGTGCTGCGGATCTCCGAGATCACCGAGGTGGTCGGCATGGTCCGCCGCCGCCTCGGCCGCTGA
- the trxB gene encoding thioredoxin-disulfide reductase — MDEVRNLVIIGSGPAGYTAAVYAARANLKPLVIEGVQSGGALMTTTEVENFPGFADGILGPELMDNMRKQAERFGAEFLTDDVTRVELTDTGHPGAVSTVWVGETAYRARAVILATGSAWRPLGVPGEQEYLGHGVSSCATCDGFFFRNQHIVVVGGGDSAMEEASFLTRFADSVTILHRRDSFRASKIMAERALGNDKIKVEWNTVVEEVLGADGKVSGVRVRNVHTGEAKVLDVTGVFVAIGHDPRSELFRGQVEMDDEGYVKVQAPSTRTSIPGVFAAGDLVDHTYRQAITAAGTGCAAALDAERFIATLPKS, encoded by the coding sequence GTGGACGAGGTCCGCAACCTGGTCATCATCGGCTCCGGGCCGGCCGGCTACACGGCGGCGGTCTACGCGGCGCGTGCCAACCTCAAGCCACTGGTGATCGAGGGTGTGCAGTCCGGCGGCGCGTTGATGACGACCACCGAGGTGGAGAACTTCCCCGGTTTCGCCGACGGCATCCTCGGCCCTGAGCTGATGGACAACATGCGTAAGCAGGCCGAGCGGTTCGGTGCCGAGTTCCTGACCGACGACGTCACCCGGGTCGAGCTGACCGACACCGGTCACCCCGGCGCGGTGAGCACCGTCTGGGTCGGGGAGACCGCGTACCGCGCCCGGGCCGTGATCCTCGCCACCGGTTCCGCCTGGCGCCCGCTCGGCGTACCGGGCGAGCAGGAGTACCTCGGCCACGGTGTCTCCTCCTGCGCCACCTGTGACGGCTTCTTCTTCCGCAACCAGCACATCGTGGTCGTCGGTGGCGGTGACTCGGCGATGGAGGAGGCCAGCTTCCTGACCCGCTTCGCCGACTCGGTGACGATCCTGCACCGCCGCGACTCGTTCCGGGCAAGCAAGATCATGGCCGAGCGGGCGCTCGGCAACGACAAGATCAAGGTCGAGTGGAACACGGTGGTGGAGGAGGTGCTCGGCGCGGACGGCAAGGTCTCCGGCGTACGGGTACGCAACGTCCACACCGGCGAGGCCAAGGTGCTCGATGTCACCGGCGTGTTCGTGGCGATCGGCCACGACCCACGCAGCGAGCTGTTCCGCGGGCAGGTGGAGATGGACGACGAGGGGTACGTGAAGGTGCAGGCCCCCAGCACCCGGACCAGCATCCCCGGCGTCTTCGCCGCAGGGGACCTGGTCGACCACACGTACCGGCAGGCGATCACCGCCGCCGGAACCGGCTGTGCGGCCGCCCTGGACGCGGAACGCTTCATCGCCACGCTGCCCAAGAGCTGA
- a CDS encoding CCA tRNA nucleotidyltransferase, with protein MSETAASHATDRRDLTAAQRNAVAELLRVSPVADELGRRFAAAGHELHLVGGSVRDALLGRLGEDLDFCTDAHPDQTLDIVRGWAEAIWETGREFGTIGCQRGGLRLEITTFRAESYDQVSRNPVVAYGTSLVEDLRRRDFTVNAMAVSVPEHRFTDPYGGLTDLAAKIVRTPGTPAESFGDDPLRMLRAARFAAQLRFAVHPDVRAAMTRMASDLDRITAERIRDEFTKLLCGADPISGLRLLVDTGLAERFLPELTGLKLEIDEHAQHKDVYEHTLTVVSNAVSYEEDGPDFILRMAALMHDVGKPATKAIGPDGRVSFHHHEVVGARLTKVRMKALRYPKDVTTKVTELVALHLRFYGYGRGEWTDSAVRRYVTDAGDLLPRLHKLTRSDCTTRNRRKAAQLAADYDALEERIARIAAEEDLARVRPDLDGNAIMELLGVPPGPVVGRAWKHLKDLRLERGPLDRDTAEAELLRWARDEGIRD; from the coding sequence ATGTCCGAAACCGCCGCATCCCACGCCACCGACCGCCGCGATCTCACCGCCGCGCAGCGCAACGCCGTCGCCGAACTGCTCCGGGTCTCCCCGGTGGCCGACGAGTTGGGTCGCCGGTTCGCCGCCGCCGGTCACGAACTGCACCTCGTGGGCGGTTCGGTACGCGACGCCCTGCTCGGCCGGCTCGGTGAGGATCTCGACTTCTGCACCGACGCGCACCCGGATCAGACGCTTGACATCGTGCGGGGCTGGGCCGAGGCGATCTGGGAGACCGGCCGCGAGTTCGGCACCATCGGCTGCCAGCGTGGCGGGCTGCGACTGGAGATCACCACCTTCCGCGCCGAATCGTACGACCAGGTCAGTCGCAACCCGGTGGTCGCCTACGGCACCAGTCTCGTCGAGGACCTGCGACGGCGGGACTTCACCGTCAACGCGATGGCGGTGAGCGTTCCCGAGCACCGGTTCACCGACCCGTACGGCGGCCTGACCGACCTGGCCGCGAAGATCGTGCGTACTCCGGGCACGCCCGCCGAGTCTTTCGGCGACGACCCCCTGCGGATGCTGCGGGCCGCCCGCTTCGCCGCGCAGCTGCGCTTCGCGGTCCACCCGGACGTGCGGGCGGCGATGACCAGGATGGCGAGCGACCTGGACCGGATCACCGCCGAGCGGATCCGCGACGAGTTCACCAAGCTGCTCTGCGGCGCGGACCCGATCTCCGGCCTGCGGCTGCTTGTCGACACCGGGCTGGCCGAGCGGTTCCTGCCCGAGTTGACCGGGCTCAAGCTGGAGATCGACGAGCACGCCCAGCACAAGGACGTCTACGAGCACACGCTCACGGTGGTCAGCAACGCCGTGTCATACGAGGAGGACGGACCGGACTTCATCCTGCGGATGGCCGCGCTGATGCATGACGTGGGTAAGCCGGCGACGAAGGCGATCGGCCCGGACGGGCGGGTCAGCTTCCACCACCACGAGGTGGTCGGTGCCCGGCTGACGAAGGTGCGGATGAAGGCGCTGCGCTACCCCAAGGACGTCACGACGAAGGTGACCGAGTTGGTCGCGCTGCACCTGCGCTTCTACGGGTACGGCCGGGGCGAGTGGACGGATTCGGCGGTACGCCGGTACGTGACCGACGCCGGTGACCTGCTGCCCCGGCTGCACAAGCTGACCCGCTCGGACTGCACCACCCGCAACCGGCGGAAGGCGGCCCAGCTGGCGGCGGACTACGACGCGTTGGAGGAGCGGATCGCCCGGATCGCCGCCGAGGAGGATCTGGCCCGGGTCCGGCCCGACCTCGACGGCAACGCGATCATGGAGCTGCTGGGGGTGCCACCCGGGCCGGTGGTGGGGCGGGCCTGGAAGCACCTGAAGGACCTGCGGCTGGAGCGTGGACCGTTGGACCGCGACACGGCCGAGGCGGAGCTGCTGCGCTGGGCCCGCGACGAGGGCATCCGCGACTGA